The Panicum hallii strain FIL2 chromosome 9, PHallii_v3.1, whole genome shotgun sequence genome has a window encoding:
- the LOC112874875 gene encoding protein IQ-DOMAIN 1-like: MGISSKWIKSLVGIRKQEKGHNAEKQQKGQNAESRETGSSADQSFHERKHSLDPEGELAVGDIPVQSEALTDDSNTQAISDSICPDSTSLDAHVSQDEHESKEDMAATVVQSAFRAFLARRALRALKGIVLLQALIRGHAVRRQTEETLQCMQALVKAQARVRARQVRVALENQVARKKIPEQDDHENHVREVEGGWCGSIGSMEEMQAKALKRQEAAAKRERAMAYALTHQRQAGSKHQKSTSLQGPELDDNHWGSNWLDRWMAVRPWENRLLDSNAKESMPTHKDKQDLETKSQITPKGKVPTSNTPSGPSKKKGANHKKSYSDVSCTSFARPANVLPSTSLGSFKQKAKVTDEVFEEVTSQPTDVASKAKHNSKDKLVQANTPAKNRLSLPNNVGREAGKGPTRRNSMSRSDPKSRADAAKQGGKQVELQA; encoded by the exons ATGGGTATCTCATCCAAGTGGATTAAATCCTTGGTCGGCATAAGGAAGCAAGAAAAAGGACACAATGCAGAAAAGCAACAAAAGGGACAAAATGCTGAAAGCCGTGAAACT GGGAGCTCTGCTGATCAGTCGTTTCACGAACGGAAACATTCTTTGGATCCTGAAGGTGAACTTGCAGTTGGAGATATTCCAGTGCAAAGTGAAGCATTGACTGATGACAGCAATACACAAGCGATTTCAGATTCGATTTGTCCTGACAGTACAtcacttgatgcccatgtcTCTCAGGATGAACATGAAAGTAAAGAGGATATGGCAGCAACAGTTGTCCAGTCTGCTTTtcgagcattcttg GCTAGACGTGCTTTACGAGCTTTGAAAGGAATAGTTCTACTTCAAGCCCTTATCAGGGGTCATGCTGTTAGAAGGCAGACAGAAGAAACACTTCAGTGTATGCAAGCACTGGTAAAAGCCCAAGCTCGTGTCCGAGCCAGACAAGTTCGTGTTGCCTTAGAAAATCAAGTGGCACGTAAAAAGATTCCTGAACAAGATGATCATGAAAACCATGTCCGAGAAGTTGAG GGAGGCTGGTGTGGTAGTATTGGTTCTATGGAAGAAATGCAAGCTAAGGCATTGAAAAGGCAAGAAGCTGCTGCCAAGCGTGAGAGGGCAATGGCATATGCTTTGACTCATCAG CGGCAAGCTGGTTCCAAGCATCAAAAATCTACTAGTCTGCAAGGTCCCGAACTTGATGACAACCACTGGGGGTCAAACTGGTTGGACAGGTGGATGGCTGTACGTCCATGGGAGAACAGATTACTTGACAGTAATGCCAAAGAGAGTATGCCAACACATAAAGATAAGCAGGATTTGGAAACAAAGTCTCAGATCACGCCAAAGGGTAAAGTGCCAACATCAAACACCCCTTCTGGTCCGAGCAAGAAGAAAGGTGCAAACCACAAAAAGTCATATTCAGATGTTAGTTGTACTTCATTTGCACGACCGGCAAATGTATTGCCATCCACCTCTTTGGGATCATTCAAACAAAAGGCAAAGGTTACAGATGAAGTTTTCGAGGAAGTCACCTCCCAGCCGACAGATGTAGCTTCTAAGGCTAAGCACAATTCGAAAGATAAGCTTGTGCAAGCGAATACACCAGCCAAGAACCGGTTATCCCTGCCAAATAACG